Part of the Deltaproteobacteria bacterium genome, GCGGGGACTCCGGGCGAGTCGGGCTGCCCGAAGGTGAGGACCCCGGAGCCGGCCTTGACGAGCATCGCGTCGGCGTGGCCGTGGTAGCCGCCCTCGAACTTGACGATCTTGTCGCGCCCGGTGTAGCCGCGCGCCAGCCGCACCGCGCTCATCGCGGCCTCGGTGCCGGAGGATACCAGCCGCACCTTCTCGATCGAGGGGAACGCCTTCCGGATGAGGTGCGCGAGGCCGACCTCTCCGGGTGTCGGCGCGCCGTAGCTCGTCCCCCGGCCCACGGTCGCCCGGATCGCCGCCACCACCTTCGGGTGCGCGTGACCCAGGATCATCGGCCCCCAGGAGCCGACGTAATCGATGAAGACGTTTCCGTCCACGTCCCGGACGGTGGCGCCCTTCGCCCTCTCGATGAACAGCGGCGTTCCTCCCACGGAGCGGAACGCGCGGACGGGGGAGTTCACCCCTCCGGGGATCAAGGTTTTCGCCAGCACGAACAACTTGCTCGAGGTCGTCGTCTTCAGTCGGGCCACGGAGGGTGCCTCCTCGGAAGGGGGATTCCGGTCTGGAAAGAGCGGTGATTGTACCGCCCCGGCCGTTGGCGTGTCAAGGTAAAGGGCGGGATTTCCGCGGCTTTTCGGTAAATCGCAAAACACGATTATAGAACGGCTTGACAGTGCGGGCCCCTCGAGGTAAGAATGTACGCTCCGTCGCACCACCTGTTTTATTTCTCCCCTCTCCGGGTTCTGGAAAAGGAGCAGACCGTTTGAGCGTCCGGGACAAGGAAACCATCGAAGGGCGGTTCGGCCCCCTCTGGTCCGGAAGGTCCGAGATCACGATCGCGGGGCGGGTCCGCACCATGGCCGACGTCAAGCGGTCGTTCGACCTGACCGGCGACGATATCCTCGCGATCGACCTCCACGAACTTCCCGGCGGGACGTTCGCCTTCCGCCACTACGACGGCGACGTCCGGTGCGTCGTCGTGTTCGTGTTCG contains:
- a CDS encoding aminotransferase class III-fold pyridoxal phosphate-dependent enzyme — encoded protein: MKTTTSSKLFVLAKTLIPGGVNSPVRAFRSVGGTPLFIERAKGATVRDVDGNVFIDYVGSWGPMILGHAHPKVVAAIRATVGRGTSYGAPTPGEVGLAHLIRKAFPSIEKVRLVSSGTEAAMSAVRLARGYTGRDKIVKFEGGYHGHADAMLVKAGSGVLTFGQPDSPGVPAEVARHTLTANFNDAASVRRLFERNRKRIAAVIVE